One Gimesia chilikensis DNA segment encodes these proteins:
- a CDS encoding formylglycine-generating enzyme family protein translates to MQAKTALLAILCCSSSVAFAADPSEAKTEKEMKPYTQKITNTDVSFDMVPIPGGEFVMGSPADEKNREEDEGPQVKVKIEPFWMGKHEVTWNEYDIWSFNLDIQRRKLMRLKSDDKEKAADAVTRPTKPYTDMTFDMGHDGYPAICMTQLAAKTYCKWLSEKTGHYYRLPTEAEWEYACRAGTTTAYSFGDNPAKMDDYAWHYANCNDTYQKVGQKKPNPFGLYDMHGNVSEWVLDQYIPDAYKKWSGKGTVEFPVSPTTPEKLYPRVVRGGSWDDDPEALRSANRIASSADWKIQDPQIPQSIWYHTDAIFVGFRVVRPLKVPTAEERKKYNLDPVIPADEGR, encoded by the coding sequence ATGCAAGCCAAAACTGCATTACTCGCCATTCTCTGTTGCTCGTCTTCAGTGGCGTTCGCTGCCGATCCCTCGGAAGCAAAAACAGAAAAAGAGATGAAACCTTACACGCAGAAAATTACCAACACCGATGTCAGTTTTGATATGGTGCCGATCCCCGGTGGTGAATTCGTTATGGGCAGCCCTGCCGATGAAAAGAACCGGGAAGAAGATGAAGGTCCTCAGGTCAAAGTCAAAATTGAGCCTTTCTGGATGGGCAAACATGAAGTGACCTGGAACGAATATGATATCTGGAGCTTCAATCTGGATATTCAGCGCCGTAAGCTGATGCGTCTCAAATCGGATGACAAAGAAAAAGCAGCAGATGCTGTAACCCGTCCGACCAAGCCTTATACCGACATGACCTTCGACATGGGGCACGATGGGTACCCGGCGATCTGTATGACCCAGCTGGCAGCAAAAACCTACTGCAAATGGCTGAGTGAAAAAACCGGTCACTACTATCGTCTGCCTACTGAAGCGGAGTGGGAATACGCGTGCCGTGCCGGTACCACGACGGCTTACTCATTCGGTGACAACCCTGCTAAAATGGATGATTACGCCTGGCACTACGCAAACTGTAACGATACCTACCAGAAGGTCGGACAGAAAAAACCGAACCCCTTCGGTCTGTACGATATGCACGGTAACGTTTCAGAGTGGGTCCTCGATCAGTACATTCCTGATGCCTACAAAAAGTGGAGTGGCAAAGGAACCGTGGAGTTCCCCGTCAGTCCTACGACCCCCGAAAAACTTTATCCGCGTGTTGTGCGTGGCGGTTCCTGGGATGATGATCCCGAAGCACTGCGAAGTGCGAACCGGATCGCCTCCAGTGCCGACTGGAAAATTCAGGATCCCCAGATTCCACAGAGTATCTGGTACCACACCGATGCCATCTTTGTGGGCTTCCGTGTCGTACGGCCTCTCAAAGTGCCTACGGCTGAAGAACGCAAGAAATACAACCTGGATCCGGTCATTCCGGCCGATGAAGGGCGCTAA
- a CDS encoding GNAT family N-acetyltransferase, translated as MPADHDRVLFVWEAAVRATHHFLSEDEIETLKPLVRQACFEGMPLFGVRDSEGEVIAFSGVDSPKLEALFVHPDWCGKGLGRLLVEHAIREQAVCLVDVNEQNPAAVEFYLHLGFEVAHRSHVDGFGKPYPLLHLKLPDQTI; from the coding sequence ATGCCCGCTGATCATGACCGGGTGCTGTTTGTCTGGGAAGCCGCGGTTCGTGCGACTCACCATTTTCTCTCTGAAGACGAAATCGAGACTCTCAAGCCGTTGGTCAGGCAGGCCTGCTTTGAGGGAATGCCGCTGTTTGGTGTGCGCGATTCTGAGGGAGAAGTAATTGCATTTTCGGGAGTCGATTCTCCCAAACTGGAAGCGCTGTTTGTCCATCCGGACTGGTGTGGCAAAGGGCTGGGGCGTTTGCTGGTAGAGCATGCCATCCGAGAACAGGCTGTCTGTCTCGTCGATGTGAACGAGCAGAATCCTGCAGCCGTTGAGTTCTATCTGCATCTCGGTTTTGAGGTCGCCCATCGCTCGCATGTGGATGGCTTTGGAAAGCCGTATCCTCTGCTGCACCTGAAACTGCCGGATCAGACAATCTGA
- a CDS encoding FAD:protein FMN transferase, protein MSYLYHTCLLLSTLSGNQQCTESEILHRYEFQEVHMGVQWRIVLYATDKPIANNASQIAFRRVKELNKVLSDYDPNSELNLLCQLSGPGKPVKVSSDLFQVLKRSQALSRETAGAFDVTISPVVRLWRRARRRKELPDSERLQAARDLVGYELMRLSEQNQTVELLKPGMRLDLGGIAKGYAADVAIRVLKEHGIDRVMIDASGDLSLGAPPPGSCGWKIGISSTDAPEAKIDRYLMLRDCAVATSGDAFQHVVIDGTRYSHIVNPHTGLGLTDHSRVTVIAPDGITADSLASAISVLGPEKGIALLSQKPGTACLILRHEQDQLKSYESPCFSCFEASQTEP, encoded by the coding sequence ATGTCTTACCTATATCACACATGCCTGTTGCTCTCCACATTGTCAGGCAATCAACAGTGCACGGAAAGCGAAATTCTGCATCGGTATGAATTTCAGGAAGTACATATGGGAGTGCAGTGGAGAATCGTATTATATGCAACGGACAAACCAATCGCAAACAATGCCTCTCAAATTGCTTTTCGTCGTGTAAAGGAACTTAACAAAGTCCTCAGCGATTACGATCCCAACAGCGAGTTAAACCTGTTGTGTCAGTTATCCGGGCCGGGAAAGCCAGTCAAAGTCAGTTCTGACCTGTTCCAGGTACTGAAAAGAAGTCAAGCACTTTCCCGTGAGACCGCTGGCGCGTTCGACGTCACCATCAGTCCCGTAGTCCGCCTCTGGCGCAGAGCGCGTCGACGTAAAGAGTTGCCTGACAGTGAACGACTGCAGGCCGCCCGGGATCTGGTCGGTTATGAATTGATGCGACTATCTGAACAGAACCAGACCGTTGAACTCCTCAAGCCGGGCATGCGATTAGATCTCGGGGGAATCGCCAAGGGCTATGCGGCAGACGTCGCGATTCGGGTTTTGAAAGAACACGGAATTGATCGGGTGATGATTGACGCCAGCGGCGATCTGTCACTAGGGGCTCCCCCTCCTGGGAGTTGTGGCTGGAAAATCGGCATCTCTTCGACGGATGCCCCGGAAGCCAAAATTGATCGTTACCTCATGTTGAGAGACTGCGCAGTCGCCACTTCGGGTGATGCGTTTCAGCATGTGGTCATCGATGGCACTCGCTATTCGCATATCGTGAATCCCCATACCGGACTCGGTCTGACCGATCATAGTCGCGTGACTGTGATCGCCCCTGATGGAATCACAGCCGACAGCCTGGCTTCCGCGATCAGCGTTTTGGGACCGGAAAAAGGAATCGCGCTGTTAAGTCAGAAACCGGGCACGGCCTGCCTGATTCTGAGACATGAACAGGATCAGTTAAAGTCATACGAATCTCCCTGTTTCTCCTGCTTTGAAGCATCCCAGACCGAACCCTGA
- a CDS encoding DUF1501 domain-containing protein, protein MLSPDPWLNLKRRHFLQSTACGLGGMALNSLLARDGLAESAALNAVNPLDVKKPHFKPRAKNVIFIFMSGGPSQLDLFDPKPQLQKLHGQPVPESFLKGIQDALIKTTAQVMASPRKFKKYGAAGLDFSDNLPHLGTCADDLCMIRTVQTDVSNHHPAQMLMNSGSTMFDRPSMGSWVTYGLGSESENLPGYVVLLSNSGKGVDGGSSLWTNGILPSTYRGVTFRSRGEAILYLSNPEGVSPAMQQARINAIRDLNAQRFDQVGDPEIASRIAAYELAYRMQTAAPDLLDFSDESKATLDMYGIENETTNWFGSNALLARRMVERGVRFVQLYHSTWDDHSNLDKNLKTNCEMTDQPCAALIKDLKQRGLLDDTLVIWGAEFGRTPMTEVRRGSSPGREGRDHHPFSFTMLMAGGGVKAGTVIGKTDELGFHPVEQPVHLHNLHATILHQLGFDHTKLIVKHKGLDYRLTGVEGEVLEMLLA, encoded by the coding sequence ATGCTCTCACCTGATCCCTGGCTTAATTTGAAACGACGACACTTTCTGCAGTCCACGGCTTGTGGCCTGGGGGGAATGGCGCTCAACAGCCTGCTGGCCCGCGATGGTCTGGCAGAATCCGCTGCGCTGAATGCGGTGAATCCCCTCGATGTGAAGAAACCGCATTTCAAGCCTCGTGCTAAAAACGTGATTTTCATTTTCATGTCAGGCGGTCCCAGCCAGCTGGATCTCTTCGATCCGAAACCACAGTTGCAGAAACTGCACGGTCAGCCGGTGCCTGAGTCCTTTCTGAAAGGAATTCAGGATGCTCTGATCAAAACAACGGCCCAGGTGATGGCGTCACCTCGGAAATTCAAAAAGTATGGGGCAGCCGGACTCGATTTTTCAGATAACCTGCCACACCTGGGAACATGCGCCGATGATCTGTGCATGATTCGGACTGTCCAAACTGACGTGAGCAACCACCACCCCGCCCAGATGCTGATGAACAGCGGTTCGACCATGTTCGACCGTCCCAGTATGGGCTCCTGGGTGACCTATGGGCTGGGGAGTGAATCGGAAAACCTGCCCGGCTATGTTGTGCTGCTCTCGAATTCGGGTAAGGGTGTAGACGGCGGTTCTTCGTTGTGGACCAATGGGATTCTACCTTCCACTTACCGGGGCGTGACCTTCCGCAGTCGAGGCGAGGCCATTTTGTATCTCTCCAATCCGGAAGGGGTTTCACCGGCCATGCAGCAGGCTCGAATCAACGCGATTCGGGATCTGAACGCACAACGGTTCGATCAGGTCGGGGATCCGGAAATTGCATCGCGGATTGCTGCGTACGAACTGGCGTATCGCATGCAGACGGCTGCACCGGATCTGCTGGATTTCAGTGATGAGTCCAAAGCGACGCTGGATATGTACGGCATTGAAAACGAAACGACCAACTGGTTTGGCAGCAATGCACTGCTGGCCCGCCGAATGGTTGAACGTGGCGTCCGCTTTGTGCAGCTGTATCATTCGACCTGGGACGATCATTCCAATCTGGATAAGAATCTGAAGACGAACTGCGAGATGACTGATCAGCCCTGTGCGGCTCTGATCAAAGACCTCAAGCAGCGGGGCCTGCTGGATGACACACTGGTGATCTGGGGAGCGGAATTTGGCAGGACGCCGATGACCGAAGTCCGTCGAGGTTCATCGCCGGGGCGGGAAGGACGGGATCACCATCCCTTCAGCTTTACGATGCTCATGGCAGGGGGCGGCGTGAAGGCTGGAACGGTCATCGGGAAAACAGACGAACTCGGCTTCCATCCGGTTGAGCAGCCTGTGCACCTGCATAATCTGCATGCGACGATTCTCCATCAGCTGGGCTTCGACCACACAAAGCTGATCGTCAAACACAAGGGGCTGGATTACCGACTCACCGGAGTGGAAGGCGAAGTTCTTGAGATGTTGCTGGCTTGA
- a CDS encoding DUF4198 domain-containing protein — protein MVDESQSVEITGVIKLDGKPLTDAQVSFLPADGDALVGTAMTMTDSQGKYTVAVNAPREYKVNVDRMMNGGPNPKLKEYQGEETPLKADVSDANKSFDFDLKSAQ, from the coding sequence ATGGTAGATGAGAGTCAATCTGTGGAGATCACGGGGGTGATCAAACTGGATGGAAAACCTCTGACAGACGCACAAGTATCATTTCTTCCTGCTGATGGTGACGCACTCGTAGGAACAGCGATGACAATGACAGACAGCCAGGGCAAATACACCGTGGCTGTTAATGCCCCACGTGAGTATAAGGTCAATGTTGATAGGATGATGAATGGTGGTCCGAATCCTAAACTGAAAGAATATCAGGGAGAGGAGACTCCCCTGAAGGCAGATGTCTCGGATGCAAATAAATCCTTCGATTTTGATTTAAAAAGTGCTCAATAA
- a CDS encoding Gfo/Idh/MocA family protein translates to MTQSNNQSSSRRDFLKVTTATAVGTSILSTLGSSAHVYANGDDKIKVGLVGCGGRGTGAASQALSTKGNIKLEAMADAYRDRMDKSLSNLQKQFSGEPEKVDVAEEKKFVGFDAYQKLLDSGVDVVILATPPGFRPIHFEAAVEKGKHVFMEKPVATDVPGVRKVLEAAEKAKEKKLAVGVGLQRHHQANYIETINRLKDGAIGDITSMRCYWNSGGVWEPRLAREEAKSEMDYQMRNWYYYNWLCGDHINEQHIHNIDVCNWVKDAFPVQAYGMGGRQVRTDKKYGEIYDHFAVEFVYEDGTRLYSQCRHIRNCWNSVTEHAQGTKGFCDISGAKYETTGGYKWRYRGKKTNPYQVEHDDLFAAIRQGTPYNEAEYGAKSTMTSILGRLATYSGKPVTWDEAMASNVSLMPKEFSWEGQPVTVPDENGYYPIPMPGITKVL, encoded by the coding sequence ATGACTCAATCTAATAATCAATCTTCTTCCCGACGTGACTTCCTGAAGGTAACCACAGCCACCGCTGTGGGAACCAGCATCCTGTCTACTCTGGGATCGTCGGCTCATGTTTACGCCAATGGCGACGATAAAATCAAAGTCGGTCTGGTCGGTTGTGGTGGTCGTGGAACAGGGGCTGCATCTCAGGCTTTGTCGACCAAAGGTAACATCAAACTCGAAGCCATGGCTGATGCCTACCGTGATCGGATGGACAAGAGCCTCAGCAACCTGCAGAAGCAGTTCTCAGGTGAACCTGAAAAGGTCGACGTGGCCGAAGAGAAAAAGTTCGTCGGATTTGACGCCTATCAGAAACTGCTCGACAGTGGCGTTGATGTTGTGATTCTGGCAACTCCTCCGGGATTCCGTCCGATTCACTTCGAAGCAGCTGTCGAAAAAGGCAAGCACGTCTTCATGGAAAAACCGGTTGCCACCGATGTTCCCGGCGTTCGCAAGGTGCTCGAAGCAGCCGAGAAAGCCAAGGAAAAGAAACTGGCTGTCGGCGTTGGTCTGCAGCGTCACCACCAGGCAAATTACATTGAAACCATCAATCGTCTGAAAGATGGTGCGATCGGCGATATTACTTCCATGCGTTGCTACTGGAACAGTGGCGGGGTCTGGGAGCCGCGTCTGGCTCGTGAAGAAGCCAAGAGCGAAATGGACTACCAGATGCGTAACTGGTACTACTACAACTGGCTCTGTGGTGACCATATCAACGAGCAGCACATCCACAACATCGACGTCTGTAACTGGGTGAAAGATGCTTTCCCGGTTCAGGCTTACGGGATGGGCGGTCGTCAGGTTCGTACCGACAAAAAGTACGGTGAAATCTATGACCACTTCGCTGTTGAGTTCGTTTACGAAGACGGAACCCGGTTGTACAGCCAGTGCCGTCATATCCGCAACTGCTGGAACAGCGTGACTGAGCATGCTCAGGGAACCAAAGGTTTCTGCGATATCAGCGGTGCAAAATACGAAACCACAGGCGGCTACAAGTGGCGCTACCGTGGTAAGAAAACCAACCCCTACCAGGTTGAACACGATGACCTCTTCGCTGCCATCCGTCAGGGAACTCCCTACAACGAAGCCGAATACGGTGCCAAGTCCACCATGACTTCGATTCTGGGACGTCTGGCGACCTACAGCGGTAAACCTGTTACCTGGGATGAAGCAATGGCATCTAATGTCAGCCTGATGCCCAAAGAGTTCTCCTGGGAAGGCCAACCGGTAACGGTTCCCGATGAGAACGGGTACTACCCGATTCCGATGCCCGGTATCACCAAAGTACTCTAA
- a CDS encoding aminotransferase class IV yields MTQNLVYLNGEYVPADQAKISIFDGAISLGMTVTESTRTFGHQPYRLRDHIDRLYLSLKAARFDAGMTPDELEKLTLEVWEKNKPNYAAGTDAWIIHNITPGQWVPSSGQKPADSSSTVMIITLPLDLSYWADFYQTGCHAVTPFTRIQPAQSLDARIKNRSRFIYTLAESEVKLVDPKAQSLLLDTDGYLSENKGGNFFLVSNNRIRTPSTINCLDGISRQSIFTLGEKLNIPVEECQLLPYDVTTADEAFFTSTPYCIMPATRFNGLEIGNGKVGPITKQLIAAWSDLVGVDIIEQAQASKVS; encoded by the coding sequence ATGACACAGAACCTGGTTTACCTGAATGGAGAATATGTTCCCGCGGATCAAGCCAAAATCTCCATCTTTGATGGTGCGATCAGCCTGGGAATGACAGTCACGGAATCGACGCGCACGTTCGGTCATCAGCCGTATCGTCTGCGGGATCATATCGACCGTTTGTACCTCAGTCTCAAGGCAGCGAGGTTCGATGCCGGCATGACACCAGACGAACTCGAAAAATTAACACTCGAAGTCTGGGAAAAGAATAAACCCAATTATGCAGCGGGAACTGATGCCTGGATCATCCATAATATCACACCGGGACAATGGGTGCCCTCCAGCGGTCAGAAGCCCGCTGATTCCTCATCAACGGTAATGATCATCACCCTGCCCCTCGACCTGAGTTACTGGGCCGACTTCTACCAGACAGGCTGCCATGCAGTAACCCCTTTCACCCGCATTCAACCCGCGCAGTCTTTAGATGCCCGCATAAAGAACCGCAGCCGCTTCATCTACACACTGGCTGAATCTGAAGTGAAACTGGTCGATCCTAAAGCACAAAGTCTGCTGCTCGACACCGACGGTTATCTTTCCGAAAACAAAGGGGGGAACTTCTTCCTGGTTTCGAATAATCGCATTCGAACACCCAGTACGATCAACTGTCTGGACGGCATCAGCCGACAGTCCATCTTTACCCTGGGAGAAAAACTGAATATCCCGGTCGAAGAATGTCAGCTGCTGCCTTATGATGTCACGACCGCGGATGAAGCATTTTTCACCAGCACCCCCTATTGCATTATGCCGGCAACCAGATTTAACGGGCTTGAAATTGGTAACGGAAAAGTGGGGCCGATCACAAAACAGTTGATTGCAGCCTGGAGCGATCTGGTGGGCGTCGACATTATTGAGCAGGCTCAGGCCTCCAAAGTCTCTTGA
- a CDS encoding PSD1 and planctomycete cytochrome C domain-containing protein, whose translation MSFEKDIRPIFKTHCLECHSGEEPESSFSLSTRQTTLAGGNYGKAVIPQQPTRSLLFQMISGTHPDKIVMPPEGDRLSAREIALIREWIQQGVPWTEKLVLDNESEPNHQKSHWAFQPISNPELPPVRKSDWCRNEIDYFILHRLEKEQFTPSAEADKTTLIRRVTLDLTGLPPSPEEVTAFLKDERPDAYERLVDRLLQSPHFGEKWARPWLDLCHYADSDGYLTDAVRPHAWRFRDWVVQSLNQNKPFDQFTIEQIAGDLLPESSTEAHAGTGFLRQTLSNREGGADLEEFRVNKVVDRTKLVGTIWLGLTLDCCRCHNHKYDPISQKEFYQLYAFFNSAYEVNIDAPLKQDQDLVAQQTLYQQKRQALIDPIREPLEQLQREWEQKMLHASEHPAEDHHWARAWEVMGLVWGVKSGEGQQEGLEILKLDPSERSQRQRDDLLDYFLARGHLVDSARFKELKLGELARNLTALRNEFPAVSRAPAMHEMQTPNQAFVHLRGSHLSPGIPVAPGTPRSLPTLQPSGNPDRLDLARWLVSDSNPLTARVTVNRVWQEYFGQGIVISSDDFGTQGDRPSHPQLLDRLARRFQESGWDVKALHRLIVTSATYRQSSKTRPDMQEKDPANRLLSHQANLRLSAELVRDQALAVSGLLTRELGGPCVRPPQPDSVVMEAFGSNTWDVSTGNDRYRRGLYTLILRTSPYAQSVIFDAPNPSQTCTRRDRSNTPLQALTLLNDPVFYEAAQHLGRRVTRESSGDLDQQMNYAFRLCLAREPLERERERLKELYWKQIAQQPADRTPAEKQDVAWTLVASVLLNLHEFITRD comes from the coding sequence ATGTCATTTGAGAAGGACATTCGGCCAATATTCAAAACTCATTGTCTGGAATGTCATTCGGGAGAAGAACCCGAAAGCAGCTTTTCCCTCTCAACCAGGCAGACCACTCTGGCTGGCGGAAATTATGGGAAAGCCGTTATTCCCCAGCAGCCGACCCGCAGTCTGTTGTTTCAGATGATCTCCGGGACTCATCCGGACAAGATAGTCATGCCTCCCGAAGGAGATCGGTTATCGGCACGTGAGATTGCTCTGATTCGGGAGTGGATTCAACAGGGAGTACCCTGGACTGAAAAACTTGTCTTAGACAATGAATCAGAACCAAACCACCAGAAGTCACATTGGGCTTTTCAGCCTATTTCTAATCCAGAACTGCCACCTGTCAGAAAGAGTGACTGGTGTCGAAATGAAATCGATTATTTCATCCTGCATCGCCTGGAAAAAGAACAGTTCACTCCCTCAGCTGAAGCAGACAAAACAACGCTCATTCGTCGTGTCACTTTGGACCTGACCGGACTGCCTCCCTCGCCAGAAGAAGTAACCGCATTTTTGAAGGATGAGCGGCCAGATGCTTATGAGCGACTTGTAGATCGTCTCCTGCAGTCACCGCATTTCGGTGAGAAATGGGCTCGGCCCTGGCTCGACTTGTGTCATTACGCTGACAGTGATGGATATCTGACCGATGCCGTCCGACCGCATGCCTGGCGGTTTCGCGACTGGGTAGTCCAATCACTCAACCAGAACAAACCTTTCGATCAGTTTACGATTGAGCAGATTGCCGGCGATCTGTTGCCTGAAAGTTCAACTGAAGCACACGCCGGTACTGGTTTCCTGCGCCAGACCTTAAGTAACCGTGAGGGAGGCGCCGACCTGGAAGAATTTCGGGTCAATAAAGTAGTCGATCGTACTAAACTGGTGGGAACGATCTGGCTCGGGCTCACGCTGGACTGCTGCCGCTGCCATAACCACAAGTATGATCCCATCAGCCAGAAAGAGTTTTATCAGCTCTACGCCTTTTTTAATTCAGCCTATGAAGTCAACATTGATGCTCCCTTGAAACAGGACCAGGATCTGGTCGCGCAACAGACGCTTTATCAACAGAAACGACAGGCACTCATCGATCCCATCCGCGAACCGCTGGAACAACTGCAGCGAGAGTGGGAGCAGAAAATGCTGCATGCCTCTGAGCACCCTGCCGAAGATCACCACTGGGCCCGGGCCTGGGAGGTAATGGGTCTGGTGTGGGGCGTCAAATCCGGGGAGGGGCAACAGGAAGGGCTGGAGATCCTCAAGCTGGATCCCTCAGAGCGTTCACAGAGGCAGCGTGACGATCTGCTGGATTACTTTCTGGCCCGTGGACATCTGGTAGACAGTGCCCGTTTTAAAGAACTCAAACTGGGAGAACTTGCTCGGAACCTGACTGCTTTACGAAACGAGTTTCCGGCGGTTTCGCGTGCTCCCGCGATGCATGAAATGCAGACGCCGAATCAGGCGTTTGTGCATCTACGCGGTTCCCATCTTTCTCCCGGAATCCCTGTGGCACCAGGGACCCCCCGTTCCTTACCGACTCTCCAACCTTCAGGGAATCCGGATCGACTTGATCTGGCACGTTGGCTGGTTTCGGACTCAAATCCGCTCACAGCCCGGGTGACTGTGAATCGTGTCTGGCAGGAATATTTCGGTCAAGGAATTGTGATATCGTCGGATGACTTCGGTACCCAGGGGGATCGTCCTTCGCATCCGCAACTGCTGGACCGGCTGGCACGGCGATTCCAGGAGAGTGGCTGGGACGTCAAAGCACTGCATCGCCTGATCGTGACTTCTGCGACGTATAGACAGTCATCAAAGACACGACCGGACATGCAGGAAAAAGATCCCGCGAATCGACTTCTGAGCCATCAGGCGAATCTGAGGCTCTCTGCCGAACTAGTGCGCGATCAGGCACTCGCGGTCAGTGGTTTGCTGACTCGAGAGCTGGGGGGACCCTGTGTGCGGCCTCCCCAGCCTGACAGCGTCGTAATGGAAGCCTTTGGTTCTAATACATGGGATGTCAGTACGGGGAACGATCGCTATCGCAGGGGGCTCTATACGTTGATTCTCAGGACCTCACCTTATGCTCAATCAGTGATCTTTGATGCTCCCAATCCGAGTCAGACCTGCACCAGACGCGATCGGTCTAATACACCGCTGCAGGCTTTAACTCTGTTGAACGATCCTGTCTTTTACGAAGCAGCCCAACATCTGGGACGACGTGTTACCCGGGAGAGTTCGGGGGACCTCGATCAACAGATGAACTATGCGTTCCGTCTCTGCCTGGCACGAGAACCGCTGGAAAGGGAACGGGAACGCTTGAAGGAGCTTTATTGGAAGCAGATTGCTCAACAGCCAGCTGACAGAACGCCTGCTGAAAAACAGGACGTGGCCTGGACGCTTGTGGCGAGTGTCTTACTCAACCTGCATGAATTCATAACACGGGACTGA
- a CDS encoding DUF1559 domain-containing protein gives MYRFIKRKSGFTLIELLVVIAIIAILIALLLPAVQQAREAARRSQCKNNLKQLGLALHNYIDTTAGVIPRGVNHYNATSCCCETDNGNYAHTIHTMLLPYLDQTPLYNNINFYVDPQDAVNHEVRRTKVTVFICPSALVVDDANYAQHNYPTASANHGWGLCGRHGSSTTNGIFASRWGIVDDASGAVYDSQMRLQNVTDGTSNTITFSEFAKGLDYILPTSHKNNMGRSWYDAAVGWGNIGFSTRTDSTPNNPKATYSSTHNWGTVGSYHEGGVHCGFMDGAVRFISENIDGRQWQALCTPRGGEVVEVP, from the coding sequence ATGTATCGTTTCATTAAGCGTAAGAGTGGTTTCACTTTGATTGAATTGCTGGTGGTGATTGCCATCATTGCCATTCTGATCGCTCTGTTACTCCCTGCAGTCCAACAGGCACGAGAAGCAGCCCGTCGCAGTCAATGTAAGAATAATCTCAAGCAGCTTGGACTGGCATTGCACAACTACATTGATACAACTGCTGGAGTTATTCCACGCGGTGTGAATCATTACAACGCAACATCCTGTTGTTGTGAAACAGATAACGGGAACTACGCTCACACAATTCACACCATGTTGTTGCCTTATCTGGACCAGACGCCTCTTTACAACAACATTAATTTTTATGTCGATCCTCAGGACGCAGTCAATCATGAGGTCCGGCGAACGAAGGTAACTGTCTTTATCTGCCCCAGTGCCTTGGTTGTAGACGATGCAAATTACGCTCAGCATAACTATCCGACGGCCAGTGCCAATCATGGTTGGGGCTTATGTGGACGCCATGGCTCTTCAACGACGAATGGAATTTTTGCTTCGCGTTGGGGAATTGTCGATGACGCCTCCGGAGCTGTCTATGATTCACAAATGCGATTGCAGAATGTGACTGATGGGACCAGCAATACGATCACATTCTCTGAGTTTGCCAAAGGTCTGGATTACATCCTGCCGACATCACACAAAAACAATATGGGACGCAGTTGGTATGATGCCGCTGTAGGCTGGGGAAATATTGGTTTCTCAACACGTACTGACTCCACCCCCAACAATCCGAAAGCAACTTACAGTTCAACCCATAACTGGGGCACTGTAGGGAGCTATCACGAAGGTGGGGTGCACTGTGGGTTTATGGACGGTGCAGTTCGTTTCATCAGTGAAAATATCGATGGGAGACAGTGGCAGGCATTATGCACGCCCCGTGGTGGTGAGGTGGTTGAGGTCCCCTGA